In Anaerolineae bacterium, a single window of DNA contains:
- a CDS encoding Protein RtcB has protein sequence MVKLSDLIKISDYEWEIPKSVNPKMQVPVRIFATRRLLEMAMVDESLQQAVNSATLPGLVGHVLVMPDMHQGYGFPIGGVAATRYPEGVISPGGIGYDINCGVRLLASQIDIDEAAPFLDDLTLALDRNCPSGVGKEGHIRLTDKELDNVCINGSRWALKNGYALQADLARTEESGCVDGADPQTISKRARERGRDQLGTLGAGNHFLEVDLIEQIYDPQAAEIMGLKEGCIAVQIHCGSRGFGHQICSDYVDEFQAAVKRYGIQLPDRELVCAPLTSPEGQRYLKAMRCAANYAFANRQVLAHYTRRAFEEALGGKVKNWQLHQVYDIAHNMGKIEVHEIDGQKIKVCVHRKGATRAFGPGFEDLPPEYKPIGQPVLVPGSMGTASWVLLGTEESTQRSFASTCHGAGRTMSRAQAKKKIWGEELRKSLQSRGIHVRAGSLSGLAEEAPEAYKDVDDVVQTVVGAGIARKVARLVPIAVVKG, from the coding sequence ATGGTGAAGCTATCTGATCTCATCAAGATCAGCGATTATGAATGGGAGATCCCTAAATCGGTAAATCCCAAGATGCAGGTGCCGGTACGCATCTTTGCCACTCGCCGATTGCTGGAAATGGCAATGGTGGATGAGTCCCTGCAGCAGGCGGTCAATTCGGCTACGCTGCCAGGCCTGGTCGGGCATGTGCTGGTGATGCCAGATATGCATCAGGGTTATGGTTTTCCAATCGGCGGCGTGGCTGCCACGCGCTATCCAGAAGGGGTGATTTCTCCCGGTGGGATTGGCTATGACATCAATTGTGGCGTGCGCCTGCTGGCTTCTCAAATAGACATTGATGAAGCGGCACCTTTTCTAGACGATCTTACCCTTGCCCTGGATCGCAACTGCCCCAGCGGAGTCGGGAAAGAAGGCCATATCCGCCTGACGGATAAAGAACTGGACAATGTTTGCATCAACGGCAGCCGCTGGGCTCTAAAAAATGGCTATGCCTTGCAAGCGGATCTTGCCCGAACGGAAGAAAGCGGCTGTGTAGACGGCGCAGACCCTCAAACGATCAGCAAACGCGCCCGAGAACGTGGACGAGACCAGTTGGGAACCCTTGGCGCAGGGAATCATTTTCTTGAAGTGGACTTAATCGAACAAATTTACGATCCGCAAGCGGCTGAAATTATGGGCTTGAAAGAAGGGTGTATCGCCGTTCAGATTCATTGCGGTTCGCGTGGTTTTGGACATCAGATTTGCAGCGATTACGTTGATGAATTTCAAGCAGCGGTTAAGCGCTATGGCATCCAATTGCCCGATCGCGAACTGGTCTGCGCACCACTTACTTCCCCGGAAGGTCAACGCTATCTCAAGGCGATGCGCTGCGCGGCCAATTATGCCTTTGCCAACCGTCAGGTGCTCGCCCATTACACGCGCCGCGCCTTTGAGGAAGCCTTAGGAGGAAAGGTCAAGAACTGGCAACTCCATCAGGTCTATGACATTGCCCATAACATGGGAAAGATCGAAGTGCATGAGATCGACGGCCAGAAGATCAAGGTTTGTGTGCATCGAAAAGGCGCAACCCGCGCTTTTGGGCCTGGCTTTGAAGATCTTCCGCCGGAATACAAGCCAATCGGACAGCCGGTGCTGGTGCCCGGCAGCATGGGCACCGCCTCGTGGGTTTTGCTCGGCACCGAGGAAAGTACGCAACGATCGTTTGCTTCGACCTGTCATGGGGCAGGGCGCACCATGAGCCGCGCCCAGGCAAAAAAGAAAATCTGGGGAGAAGAGTTGCGCAAGTCTTTACAAAGTCGAGGCATTCACGTTCGGGCGGGATCGCTCTCTGGTCTGGCTGAAGAAGCCCCTGAAGCCTACAAAGATGTGGATGATGTTGTTCAAACAGTGGTTGGCGCGGGCATAGCTCGTAAAGTTGCCCGCCTGGTGCCAATCGCAGTGGTGAAAGGCTAA
- a CDS encoding Methyl-accepting chemotaxis protein has translation MEQANQAAQAAQKMEVAANELVDAMDSVSSVVEENTAATEEMAASSTQVTQAIETIASVSEENSAAIEEVSASSEEMSAQVEEVNAAAQSLAEMARTLQRIIAEFRLNDSNGSPSNSNHKEKELLEIA, from the coding sequence GTGGAGCAGGCAAATCAGGCTGCCCAGGCTGCTCAAAAGATGGAAGTCGCTGCCAATGAGTTGGTGGATGCCATGGATTCTGTCTCCTCAGTGGTTGAAGAAAATACTGCGGCGACAGAAGAAATGGCTGCCAGTTCAACCCAGGTCACCCAGGCCATTGAGACCATTGCCAGCGTCAGCGAAGAAAACAGCGCCGCAATCGAAGAAGTATCCGCTTCCTCGGAAGAAATGAGCGCGCAGGTCGAAGAAGTCAACGCTGCAGCGCAATCGCTGGCCGAGATGGCTCGCACGCTTCAGCGCATTATTGCCGAATTTCGATTGAACGACAGCAACGGTAGTCCGTCAAATTCCAATCATAAAGAAAAAGAATTGTTGGAGATTGCCTGA
- a CDS encoding methyl-accepting chemotaxis sensory transducer — translation MSKSFSLNFFNSIRGKLVSAFLGVSLVPLIVVTIIASTQTQKNLTSLIGGNFYNTASLISTETENWIAERKQDVETLASLTRIRSMDPQQANEAIQTYFSQWGIYETVFLANLNGDTIAINNGKPVNVGDRGYFQEALQGKTTISELLISRATGNPIVVFAAPVYQDQKVVGVMGVTVPTTYLNELLKKGWFGDTGDAYFVSQDGTVLSPPRFTEQLKQEGLIKERAELELKIDTYATQQAKAGNEGWGRYRDYRGEEVLGAYIPLKSVPWMIVIEQNTAEAFASLNSLRNFSLLLMVVAAVLIILLAFWIARSLSQPIQRMKEFAAAFALGDISQSLEVKSKDEIGELANAFRTLAEYQRNVAQVAQRLAAKDLTVFIEPKSAQDVLGHSLVQMLTILRQTIGEIAHQATALLSASDQLAASADQSGRATNQIAATIQQVARGAAQEAESINQTAASVEQMTRAINGVARGAQEQAQAVGKASQVVHEITSAIQQVAANAQKVSQDSSVASQAAEQGRLTVEQTIQGMENIKNKVAFSAEKVQNMGERSNQIGAIVETIEDIASQTNLLALNAAIEAARAGEHGKGFAVVADEVRKLAERAAQATKEIGALIKDIQGTVAEALQPCKTVLLRLNRKLHEPAMLVMPFRKSENPFNR, via the coding sequence ATGTCTAAATCTTTCTCCCTAAACTTCTTCAACTCCATTAGGGGGAAACTGGTCAGTGCTTTTCTGGGGGTCTCACTCGTTCCGCTCATTGTCGTTACCATTATCGCCTCAACCCAGACTCAGAAGAACCTTACATCTTTAATCGGGGGAAATTTTTATAACACGGCTTCCTTAATTTCCACCGAGACCGAAAATTGGATTGCTGAGAGAAAGCAAGATGTCGAAACCCTTGCCTCTCTAACCCGGATTCGCTCCATGGACCCGCAACAGGCAAATGAGGCTATCCAGACTTACTTCAGCCAGTGGGGCATCTATGAAACCGTGTTTCTGGCAAATTTAAACGGCGATACGATCGCCATCAATAATGGAAAGCCGGTAAATGTCGGAGATCGAGGTTATTTCCAGGAAGCCCTTCAAGGTAAAACAACGATTTCGGAATTACTTATTTCGCGGGCTACCGGCAATCCGATTGTGGTCTTTGCTGCACCGGTTTACCAGGATCAAAAGGTTGTGGGCGTTATGGGAGTCACCGTACCCACCACCTATCTGAATGAATTGCTTAAGAAGGGTTGGTTTGGCGACACCGGGGATGCCTATTTTGTCAGCCAGGATGGTACTGTCTTATCCCCTCCTAGATTTACCGAACAGCTAAAGCAGGAAGGGTTGATCAAAGAACGGGCGGAGCTCGAATTGAAGATCGACACTTACGCCACACAACAAGCCAAAGCTGGCAACGAAGGTTGGGGGCGCTATCGAGATTATCGTGGGGAAGAAGTGTTGGGTGCTTATATCCCGCTCAAGTCGGTGCCCTGGATGATCGTCATCGAGCAGAATACTGCTGAAGCTTTTGCATCGTTAAACAGCTTGCGGAACTTTTCTTTGCTCCTCATGGTCGTTGCGGCAGTTCTGATTATCCTGCTGGCTTTCTGGATTGCCAGATCGCTGAGTCAACCCATCCAGCGCATGAAAGAATTTGCTGCTGCTTTCGCTTTAGGAGATATCAGCCAATCCCTGGAAGTAAAGAGCAAGGATGAAATTGGAGAACTGGCAAATGCTTTCCGCACCCTTGCCGAGTATCAACGCAATGTGGCACAGGTTGCCCAACGTCTGGCGGCAAAAGACCTGACGGTTTTTATCGAACCAAAGTCAGCTCAGGATGTTTTAGGTCATAGCCTGGTTCAGATGCTGACCATCTTACGCCAGACGATTGGTGAGATTGCCCATCAAGCCACCGCGCTGCTTAGCGCCTCGGATCAATTAGCTGCCTCAGCCGACCAATCGGGGCGCGCAACCAATCAGATTGCGGCTACCATTCAACAGGTTGCCCGCGGCGCTGCACAGGAAGCCGAATCGATCAACCAGACTGCTGCTTCGGTGGAACAAATGACGCGCGCCATCAATGGCGTTGCCCGCGGCGCCCAGGAGCAAGCCCAGGCGGTCGGTAAGGCTTCTCAGGTGGTTCATGAGATCACCTCTGCGATTCAACAGGTGGCTGCAAATGCCCAAAAAGTCAGCCAGGACTCAAGCGTTGCTTCTCAGGCTGCAGAACAGGGCCGTCTAACGGTTGAACAAACCATTCAAGGGATGGAAAACATCAAAAACAAAGTGGCTTTCTCAGCCGAAAAAGTGCAAAACATGGGCGAACGTTCCAATCAAATTGGCGCGATTGTCGAAACGATCGAAGACATTGCCTCCCAAACCAACTTGCTTGCTCTCAATGCAGCCATAGAAGCTGCCCGAGCGGGTGAACATGGCAAGGGTTTTGCTGTTGTCGCCGACGAGGTGCGGAAGCTGGCTGAACGGGCAGCCCAGGCCACGAAGGAGATCGGAGCCCTTATCAAAGATATTCAGGGAACGGTTGCCGAGGCGTTACAGCCATGCAAGACAGTTCTGCTGAGGTTGAACAGGAAGCTGCACGAGCCGGCAATGCTGGTTATGCCCTTCAGGAAATCCGAAAATCCATTCAATCGGTAG
- a CDS encoding 6-phosphofructokinase, which produces MNDQSPIKKIAITTGGGDAPGLNAVIKAVTVSALNRGWEVVGIRDAYNGIMFPEEYPEGGFIPLTREAVRGITHRGGTILGTTNRNNPLRFPITRPDGSIELVDRTDEILDAFRSQGIDALITVGGDGSLEIANALHKKGCRVVGVPKTIDNDLEKTVITFGFDTAVAFATECLDRLHTTAASHGRIMVVEVMGRYAGWIALNCGIAGSADVILIPEIPFDIEVVVRKIQQRDAQGRNFSIVVVSEAAHPVGGKIIAQPQFGRQERLGGIGEILAAELETRTGKETRLVVLGHLLRGGSPTAFDRLTALRFGAAAVRALAEGRHGVMVALDPPNVRYVPLEQVARRTKTVPLESDVIRTARDLGICLGDRLEN; this is translated from the coding sequence ATGAACGATCAAAGTCCGATCAAGAAAATTGCCATCACCACGGGTGGTGGAGACGCACCCGGATTGAATGCAGTCATCAAAGCCGTGACCGTCTCTGCCCTGAATCGCGGTTGGGAGGTGGTTGGCATTCGGGATGCTTACAACGGCATTATGTTTCCAGAGGAATACCCCGAAGGCGGATTCATCCCTTTGACCCGTGAGGCCGTGCGCGGCATCACCCACCGCGGCGGAACGATTCTGGGCACCACCAACCGCAATAACCCCTTACGATTTCCGATAACCAGGCCGGATGGCAGTATAGAACTGGTTGATCGAACAGATGAAATCCTCGACGCCTTCCGCTCCCAGGGGATCGACGCCTTGATCACGGTCGGGGGCGATGGCTCGCTCGAAATCGCCAATGCCTTACACAAAAAGGGTTGCCGGGTAGTCGGGGTTCCCAAGACCATTGATAACGATCTGGAGAAAACCGTCATCACCTTCGGTTTTGACACAGCGGTTGCCTTTGCCACCGAGTGTCTCGACCGCCTGCATACCACGGCTGCCTCACACGGACGCATCATGGTGGTGGAGGTCATGGGGCGTTATGCCGGCTGGATTGCGCTCAATTGCGGCATTGCCGGTTCGGCAGATGTCATCTTAATTCCGGAGATTCCCTTCGATATCGAGGTGGTTGTGCGAAAAATTCAACAGCGCGATGCCCAGGGGCGTAATTTCAGCATCGTGGTCGTTTCGGAAGCGGCGCATCCTGTTGGGGGAAAAATTATCGCTCAGCCTCAATTTGGGCGTCAGGAGCGCCTGGGAGGCATTGGCGAGATTCTGGCTGCAGAGTTAGAAACACGCACCGGAAAGGAAACTCGCCTGGTGGTATTGGGACATCTGCTGCGCGGTGGCTCCCCTACCGCCTTTGACCGCCTCACAGCCCTGCGCTTTGGAGCGGCAGCGGTGCGCGCTCTCGCCGAAGGGCGCCATGGCGTTATGGTCGCTCTGGATCCACCGAATGTACGCTATGTTCCCCTCGAACAGGTCGCCAGGCGCACCAAAACAGTCCCACTGGAAAGCGATGTCATCCGAACCGCGCGGGATCTGGGCATCTGCCTGGGTGACCGGCTGGAGAACTAA
- a CDS encoding Glycine N-methyltransferase, which translates to MYDALSQTYDRFVDWNSRLAYELPFLEQILDSLPSRAGEKTAVLDVACGTGMHAIALAQRGYRAVGSDVSQSMIHQARENARQAGVEVRFEVAGFGEQTAQFGEESFDAVFCLGNSLPHLLNETEVLNALKDFYRLLRPQGVVLIQNRNFDRVLQTLQREQEPQSFRQGEQEWIFIRFYDFLEDGLIRFNFLTLFRRGDQDWQQDWQSSLLKPLLATDLSCWIEQAGFSVLRLFGSLAGDAFDATTSPNLVLLAQKS; encoded by the coding sequence ATGTACGATGCATTAAGTCAGACCTATGACCGCTTTGTTGACTGGAATAGTCGCTTAGCCTATGAGCTTCCGTTTCTGGAACAAATCTTAGATTCGCTACCTTCTCGCGCGGGAGAGAAAACAGCTGTACTGGATGTGGCTTGTGGGACAGGTATGCATGCGATTGCCCTGGCACAGCGTGGCTATCGGGCGGTTGGCAGCGATGTCAGTCAGTCCATGATCCACCAGGCGCGCGAGAATGCCCGGCAGGCTGGAGTTGAAGTGCGATTTGAAGTGGCTGGTTTTGGCGAGCAGACCGCCCAATTTGGCGAGGAGAGCTTCGATGCGGTGTTCTGCCTGGGAAATTCTCTGCCTCATTTGTTGAACGAAACTGAGGTGCTGAATGCCCTGAAGGATTTCTATCGCCTTTTGCGCCCCCAGGGAGTGGTTTTGATCCAGAACCGAAATTTCGATCGTGTCTTACAAACCCTTCAACGCGAGCAGGAGCCACAATCGTTCCGACAGGGAGAGCAGGAATGGATTTTCATCCGTTTTTACGACTTTCTGGAAGATGGGCTGATTCGCTTCAATTTCCTGACTCTCTTTCGACGCGGCGATCAGGACTGGCAACAGGACTGGCAAAGTTCGCTCTTAAAGCCCCTCCTGGCAACGGATTTGAGCTGCTGGATCGAGCAAGCCGGCTTCTCAGTTCTACGATTGTTTGGGAGTCTGGCTGGGGATGCCTTTGATGCCACAACCAGCCCGAATCTGGTCCTCTTAGCGCAAAAAAGTTAG
- a CDS encoding Transcriptional regulator, PadR family, whose protein sequence is MFRDFFLGFIRIHILFHALKEPLYGLDFLQELSRHGYQISPGTLYPIFHKLQREGFLEVEQRVVGGKLRKYYRTTQKGELALKEAYLKAQELWEEIQELATLLR, encoded by the coding sequence ATGTTTCGGGATTTCTTTTTGGGATTTATCCGCATCCATATCCTGTTTCATGCTTTGAAAGAACCGCTCTATGGGTTGGATTTTCTGCAGGAGTTGAGTCGCCATGGATATCAAATCAGCCCGGGCACGCTCTATCCGATCTTTCACAAATTACAGCGCGAGGGGTTCTTAGAGGTAGAACAAAGGGTTGTTGGCGGCAAGCTGCGCAAGTATTATCGCACAACCCAAAAGGGTGAACTTGCCCTGAAGGAAGCGTATCTCAAGGCGCAGGAATTGTGGGAAGAAATCCAGGAACTTGCCACCCTTCTGAGGTGA
- a CDS encoding Heat shock protein 60 family co-chaperone GroES: MSEVKIQPLGTRVLIKPLDQEAKTASGLYIPETAKEKPQTGIVVAVGDSEEVCLKVNDKVLFPKYTGTEFKIDGEEYLLMECSDVLAKFLN; this comes from the coding sequence ATGAGCGAGGTAAAGATTCAACCCCTGGGAACGCGCGTCCTGATCAAGCCCCTGGACCAGGAGGCTAAAACCGCGTCTGGATTGTATATCCCAGAAACAGCCAAAGAGAAGCCCCAAACCGGTATTGTGGTGGCGGTGGGTGACTCAGAGGAAGTGTGCTTAAAGGTGAACGACAAAGTTCTATTCCCGAAATACACCGGCACGGAGTTCAAAATTGATGGGGAAGAATATCTGCTGATGGAATGCAGTGACGTGCTGGCGAAATTCCTGAACTGA
- a CDS encoding Glutaredoxin, with protein sequence MANQAKPQPKVIIFTTPTCSFCNAAKRYFRERGIKFRDVDVSRDAAAARDMIRRSGQSGVPVIDIGGKIVVGFDRAKIDQYLGLK encoded by the coding sequence ATGGCAAATCAGGCAAAACCACAACCTAAAGTCATCATTTTTACCACCCCCACCTGTTCTTTTTGCAATGCCGCCAAGCGTTATTTTCGAGAGCGGGGGATCAAGTTCCGCGACGTTGATGTCAGCCGCGATGCAGCCGCAGCGCGGGATATGATCCGTCGTTCCGGGCAGAGCGGTGTGCCGGTCATTGATATTGGCGGCAAAATCGTGGTGGGATTTGATCGTGCCAAAATTGACCAGTATTTAGGTCTGAAGTAA
- a CDS encoding 3-isopropylmalate dehydrogenase, giving the protein MAKYRIAWLPGDGIGKDVLDAARIVLDRLDLDAEIIHGDIGWEFWRTEGDPLPQRTIDLLQTVDAALFGAITSKPSDAAEAELVPALQGKGLVYRSPIVRLRQLFDLYICMRPCKAYAGNPLNYREQIDLVVFRENTEDLYAGVEFSPVPTEVQAVLAKHATNFAPFKDLPGDRFAISCKINTQQASQRIVRAAFEYARKHGRRKVTIIHKANVVRASDGLFLQAAREVAREFPDIPWEEANVDAICMWLLKNPFNYDVLVAPNLYGDIISDLCAQMVGGLGFGCSGNIGEKLAVFEPTHGSAPKYAGQYKVNPIATILSAKMMLDWLGETEKATQLEKAIAQVIAEGHVRTYDMGGSHSTLEMATAIAEKL; this is encoded by the coding sequence ATGGCGAAATATCGCATTGCCTGGCTGCCAGGTGACGGAATTGGAAAAGATGTATTGGATGCAGCTCGCATCGTTCTCGACCGTCTTGATTTGGATGCAGAGATCATTCACGGAGACATCGGCTGGGAGTTCTGGCGAACCGAAGGCGATCCGCTTCCTCAGCGCACCATTGACCTCCTCCAAACGGTTGATGCCGCCTTGTTTGGAGCGATTACGTCGAAACCGAGCGATGCCGCCGAAGCAGAACTCGTCCCCGCATTGCAAGGGAAAGGATTGGTCTATCGTTCCCCGATTGTAAGACTGCGCCAGCTTTTCGACCTGTACATCTGCATGAGACCCTGTAAAGCCTACGCCGGCAACCCCCTCAACTACCGCGAGCAAATCGATCTGGTCGTCTTTCGTGAAAACACCGAGGATTTATACGCCGGAGTAGAATTTTCACCCGTCCCGACTGAGGTGCAGGCGGTACTGGCGAAACATGCCACCAACTTTGCGCCTTTCAAAGATCTGCCTGGCGATCGCTTTGCCATCTCCTGCAAGATCAACACGCAGCAAGCTTCCCAGCGCATCGTGCGCGCTGCTTTTGAATATGCACGCAAACACGGACGTAGAAAAGTGACCATCATCCATAAAGCCAATGTCGTGCGGGCTTCCGATGGTCTCTTTCTGCAAGCTGCCCGTGAAGTGGCAAGAGAATTCCCCGACATTCCATGGGAAGAAGCCAATGTCGATGCCATCTGCATGTGGCTTTTGAAGAACCCATTTAACTATGATGTGCTGGTAGCGCCAAATCTCTATGGCGACATCATCTCCGATCTCTGCGCCCAAATGGTCGGCGGGCTGGGCTTTGGTTGCTCAGGCAATATCGGCGAAAAGCTAGCTGTGTTCGAACCGACGCATGGCTCAGCACCCAAGTATGCCGGTCAATATAAGGTAAACCCGATTGCTACCATCCTATCGGCAAAAATGATGCTAGACTGGCTCGGTGAGACCGAGAAAGCCACCCAACTGGAGAAAGCCATTGCGCAAGTGATTGCCGAAGGGCATGTGCGCACCTATGATATGGGCGGAAGCCATTCCACTCTTGAGATGGCAACCGCCATTGCCGAAAAGTTGTGA
- a CDS encoding Methylisocitrate lyase, whose translation MKKSTLLRKAILERRAVVVPGCHDALSAKIIQEAGFEAVQVSGFGLAGSFLCKPDVGLMQMKDILDITANIVQAVDIPVMADLDTGGGNAINTAENVKKVIQMGAAGANIEDQVFPKRCGHLAGKEVIPVEEMEGKLRAAVEVRNALDPDFVLNARTDAYAVEGFEAALERCNRYLEAGADLAFIDGIHSRAEIEIAVQRLRGPLSVNLMDGITGVKTELIPIPELARMGVGRVSIPIASILVAHRALTEFFTALKASPSGVLAGQTSWITSFETFTDFVGLREYRAQEEAYLPSCTIETKYRGTWN comes from the coding sequence ATGAAAAAATCAACCCTTCTGCGTAAAGCCATCCTGGAGCGCCGCGCCGTCGTTGTGCCAGGCTGCCATGATGCCCTCTCCGCAAAAATCATTCAAGAAGCGGGGTTTGAAGCCGTGCAGGTTTCTGGTTTCGGTTTAGCAGGCTCGTTCTTATGTAAACCAGATGTTGGTCTGATGCAAATGAAAGACATTCTTGACATTACCGCAAACATCGTCCAGGCAGTGGACATCCCGGTGATGGCGGATTTGGACACCGGAGGCGGTAATGCCATCAATACCGCCGAGAATGTCAAAAAAGTTATCCAGATGGGAGCTGCCGGCGCAAATATCGAGGATCAAGTCTTCCCCAAACGGTGCGGTCACCTTGCCGGGAAAGAAGTGATTCCCGTTGAAGAGATGGAAGGGAAGCTGCGCGCAGCAGTTGAAGTTCGTAACGCGCTCGATCCGGATTTTGTGCTGAATGCCCGCACCGATGCTTACGCAGTTGAGGGCTTTGAAGCCGCTCTGGAGCGCTGCAACCGGTACCTGGAGGCTGGCGCCGACCTTGCCTTTATTGATGGCATTCACTCTCGCGCCGAAATCGAAATCGCCGTTCAAAGGCTGCGCGGCCCGCTCTCAGTCAACCTGATGGATGGCATTACGGGAGTTAAAACGGAACTCATCCCGATCCCCGAGTTAGCCAGGATGGGAGTTGGCAGGGTATCGATCCCGATCGCCTCGATCCTGGTTGCCCATCGTGCCCTCACGGAATTTTTCACGGCTCTCAAAGCCTCTCCCTCAGGAGTTCTCGCTGGTCAAACCAGTTGGATTACTTCATTTGAAACATTTACCGACTTTGTGGGTTTAAGGGAATATCGGGCGCAAGAAGAAGCTTATTTGCCCTCCTGTACAATCGAAACCAAATACCGTGGTACATGGAATTAA
- a CDS encoding 3-isopropylmalate dehydratase large subunit: MGMTMVEKILARATDRAQVFPGEVLEPRVDLAMSHENSALVINQFQEIFKGTGLEARVWDPSKLAIIFDHRVPAESAKTATNQKKIRQFVRQQGIQKFHDIRGDEGGICHQVLAESGYVLPGYVVVGTDSHTTTHGALGAFAFGIGATEMASVWTLGRVLNVEVPATIKVILRGKIPPFVGAKDVILALIGKITAQGANFKVLEFHGDTVRRLPTSGRLTLCNMAIEAGATSGIVPPDEETWRYLRSECGITEQTMDISPDPDATYAEVVELDVSSLTPMVAFPHTVDNVKSIEDAYGIAVDQIMIGSCTNGRLDDIEIAAKILRGKKIARTVRLLVFPASYRIYHQALEKGFIKDLLEAGAVVMNPGCGPCLGVHEGVLGDGEVGLSTTNRNFKGRMGNPNAEVYLCSPAVAAASALSGVITDPRQIDLPALENTP, from the coding sequence ATGGGCATGACAATGGTAGAAAAAATTCTTGCCAGAGCCACCGATCGGGCGCAAGTTTTCCCCGGCGAGGTGCTCGAACCGCGCGTCGATCTGGCAATGTCGCATGAAAATTCTGCCCTGGTGATCAATCAATTCCAGGAAATCTTTAAAGGCACAGGATTGGAAGCCAGAGTTTGGGACCCGTCCAAACTGGCGATTATTTTCGATCACCGCGTCCCCGCCGAAAGCGCCAAAACTGCCACCAATCAGAAAAAGATTCGCCAGTTTGTTCGCCAGCAAGGCATCCAAAAATTTCACGATATTCGCGGCGACGAAGGAGGCATCTGTCATCAGGTGTTAGCCGAATCCGGGTATGTCTTGCCGGGTTATGTCGTTGTGGGAACCGATAGCCATACCACCACCCATGGCGCTTTAGGAGCATTTGCTTTCGGAATTGGCGCCACCGAAATGGCGAGTGTCTGGACTTTGGGGCGAGTGCTGAATGTCGAGGTACCGGCTACCATCAAAGTGATCCTGCGCGGCAAAATTCCCCCTTTTGTTGGCGCCAAAGATGTCATTTTAGCGCTGATCGGTAAAATCACCGCCCAGGGAGCAAATTTTAAAGTGTTGGAATTTCACGGCGATACCGTTCGGCGTCTGCCCACTTCTGGTAGATTAACTCTCTGCAACATGGCAATTGAAGCCGGCGCTACCAGTGGGATCGTCCCTCCGGATGAGGAAACCTGGCGGTATTTGCGCAGCGAATGTGGCATTACCGAACAGACGATGGATATCTCCCCCGATCCCGATGCCACCTATGCAGAAGTTGTCGAACTGGATGTCTCATCGCTAACGCCGATGGTGGCTTTCCCTCACACGGTGGACAACGTCAAGTCCATCGAAGATGCCTATGGGATTGCGGTGGATCAGATTATGATCGGCTCGTGCACCAATGGGCGATTGGACGATATCGAAATTGCGGCAAAGATTTTACGTGGCAAGAAAATTGCCCGCACGGTGCGTCTGCTCGTCTTTCCGGCTTCTTATCGCATTTATCATCAAGCCCTCGAGAAAGGCTTTATCAAAGATTTACTGGAGGCCGGCGCCGTGGTCATGAACCCCGGTTGTGGGCCATGTCTCGGTGTCCACGAAGGCGTGCTGGGGGATGGCGAGGTGGGCTTATCCACCACCAATCGCAATTTCAAGGGACGCATGGGCAACCCAAACGCCGAGGTCTACCTCTGCTCACCGGCTGTGGCGGCGGCCAGCGCCCTGAGCGGCGTGATCACCGACCCACGCCAGATTGACCTCCCTGCCCTGGAAAACACACCCTGA
- a CDS encoding 3-isopropylmalate dehydratase small subunit, with product MAKVVLTLGDDISTDHIYPGRYMATVLPTETPQYAFADYPLNKKLNSGQIAPQSIIVAGENFGCGSSREQAVSALKGWELVIIARSFARIFFQNAINLGLRVVICPQIEANEGDELEITECELINHTSGRRFAILPLPPARQAIIEAGGLIAYTRKRLLEERQA from the coding sequence ATGGCAAAGGTTGTTCTCACCCTCGGAGATGACATCTCAACCGATCACATTTATCCCGGGCGCTACATGGCAACCGTCTTGCCCACTGAAACGCCCCAATATGCCTTCGCCGACTATCCGTTGAATAAAAAGCTCAATAGCGGTCAGATTGCCCCGCAAAGCATCATCGTGGCGGGCGAAAACTTCGGTTGCGGCTCCTCGCGCGAACAGGCGGTCTCCGCCCTGAAAGGCTGGGAACTGGTGATTATCGCCAGGAGCTTTGCGCGCATTTTCTTCCAAAACGCCATCAATCTCGGCTTGCGGGTAGTGATCTGTCCGCAGATCGAAGCAAACGAGGGAGATGAATTAGAAATCACCGAGTGCGAGTTAATCAATCACACCAGCGGGAGGCGTTTTGCGATCCTCCCCTTACCGCCGGCTCGCCAGGCGATCATCGAAGCCGGCGGCTTGATCGCCTACACACGCAAACGCCTTCTGGAAGAGCGGCAGGCGTAG